One stretch of Terriglobales bacterium DNA includes these proteins:
- a CDS encoding tetratricopeptide repeat protein, translated as MATNEEPRRGSGQTWTSTQAYVLSIICLIAGIAVGYLVRGSGSAAVTTPASTQSAAAPAAMPAGQQVTPEQLAHMAQKQAEPLLAKLKTDPKNAELLAQIGNAYYDAQQYQDAIPYYQKSLAIRPDNVDVRSDMGSCYFYGGDSDRAIAEFEKGLKYKPSHAGTLFNMGIVKWQGRMDPAGALQAWEKLLQTNPDYPNKARVEELIARARQHAQGGMTGMAKN; from the coding sequence ATGGCGACCAACGAGGAACCGAGACGAGGATCGGGGCAGACCTGGACCAGCACGCAGGCTTACGTGCTCTCGATAATTTGCCTGATTGCCGGAATCGCTGTCGGATATCTGGTCCGCGGCTCGGGTTCGGCTGCAGTTACGACGCCAGCAAGCACTCAATCGGCGGCAGCGCCCGCCGCCATGCCTGCCGGACAGCAGGTTACCCCTGAGCAACTGGCACACATGGCGCAGAAACAAGCGGAGCCGCTGTTGGCTAAGCTCAAGACTGATCCCAAAAATGCGGAGCTGCTGGCACAGATTGGAAACGCTTACTACGACGCGCAGCAGTATCAGGACGCCATCCCTTATTACCAGAAATCGCTGGCGATTCGGCCGGATAACGTCGATGTCCGCTCGGATATGGGAAGCTGCTACTTCTATGGCGGCGATTCCGACCGCGCCATCGCAGAATTCGAGAAGGGTCTCAAGTACAAACCCTCGCACGCCGGAACTCTTTTCAACATGGGGATCGTGAAGTGGCAGGGCCGCATGGATCCGGCAGGAGCGCTGCAGGCCTGGGAAAAGCTGCTGCAGACCAATCCTGATTATCCCAATAAAGCCAGGGTCGAAGAACTGATCGCCCGCGCTCGCCAGCACGCGCAGGGTGGCATGACCGGCATGGCGAAAAACTGA
- a CDS encoding class I SAM-dependent methyltransferase produces the protein MSGFSCQVAAGHGFDQYAENYQQVLGDALSVTGENADYFASRRISWFAAQLHRRGRAPQAVLDYGCGVGNSAPILLHFTGASSLLGVDISRQEIEQARRFYGSGHAKFISLDEFLPAGQTDAAYCNGVFHHIPPEKRLEAASTVWHALHPGGLFGFWENNPLNPGTRYVMSKCAFDEDAIPLTHWEAKRLVKRAGFEILATDFLFFFPSSLAPLRFLEPVLSKLPLGGQYQILCRRPE, from the coding sequence ATGAGTGGATTTTCTTGCCAGGTTGCTGCCGGTCATGGGTTCGATCAGTATGCTGAGAATTATCAGCAGGTTTTGGGAGACGCTCTTTCTGTTACCGGAGAAAATGCCGACTACTTTGCCTCCCGTCGCATCTCCTGGTTCGCAGCTCAATTGCATCGCCGGGGCCGAGCACCGCAAGCTGTGCTCGACTACGGATGCGGAGTAGGAAATAGCGCTCCCATCCTTTTGCACTTCACGGGAGCCAGTTCGCTGCTCGGGGTTGATATATCGCGACAGGAGATCGAGCAGGCGCGGCGATTCTACGGTTCAGGGCACGCAAAGTTCATCAGTCTGGATGAGTTTCTCCCCGCCGGGCAGACGGACGCCGCCTATTGCAATGGCGTCTTTCACCACATTCCTCCCGAGAAGCGGCTGGAGGCGGCCTCAACAGTTTGGCATGCACTGCATCCGGGAGGGTTGTTTGGATTCTGGGAAAACAACCCGCTGAATCCCGGAACTCGCTACGTCATGTCGAAATGCGCCTTTGATGAAGATGCGATCCCTCTTACTCACTGGGAAGCAAAGCGGCTGGTGAAACGGGCAGGATTCGAAATTCTCGCCACTGACTTCCTCTTCTTTTTCCCGAGCTCGCTGGCGCCGTTGCGCTTCCTCGAACCTGTCCTGTCGAAGTTGCCGCTGGGAGGCCAATATCAGATTCTTTGCCGGCGCCCAGAGTAG
- the pstS gene encoding phosphate ABC transporter substrate-binding protein PstS, which produces MRRKLNKVADLALAIALLSLLIVAACSSGSKSLPSASQMSSNSNQVIGAGSTFIYPVMTRWISDFQSSHQGVQINYQSIGSGGGIQQLKKGVIDFGASDAALKDDELKEMPPLVQIPESAGPVCITYNLPNVKGSLKLSPDTLAGIYLGKIKTWQDPAIKKDNPGVALPDNAIVVAHRSDGSGTTNIFTTYLAKVNPEWSKQVGAGISVNWPVGLGGKGSEGVTGVVKQTPGGIGYVELTYATENKLPVAAIRNRAGSWVEPSAEAATAAINAFNSELAKDVRTPIVDPPASAKDAYPIAGLTYLLIPKEPKDANKGKVIKDFVEYIVTQGQSQAESLAYAKLPESLQQQDQNLLSQIQTEGQRTQARK; this is translated from the coding sequence ATGCGACGCAAACTAAACAAGGTGGCTGACCTGGCATTGGCCATCGCATTATTGAGCTTGTTGATAGTGGCGGCGTGCAGTTCAGGATCGAAGTCACTGCCGAGCGCCTCTCAGATGAGCAGCAATTCCAATCAGGTCATTGGAGCGGGAAGCACGTTTATCTATCCCGTGATGACGCGGTGGATCAGCGATTTTCAGAGCTCCCACCAGGGAGTTCAGATCAACTATCAGTCGATCGGCAGCGGCGGCGGTATACAGCAATTGAAGAAAGGCGTGATCGATTTCGGCGCCTCCGATGCAGCTTTGAAGGATGATGAGCTGAAAGAAATGCCTCCGCTGGTGCAAATTCCCGAGAGTGCGGGGCCGGTTTGCATTACTTACAACCTGCCCAACGTGAAAGGCTCTCTCAAACTGAGTCCAGATACACTGGCGGGAATTTATCTGGGGAAGATCAAGACCTGGCAGGATCCCGCGATCAAGAAGGACAATCCGGGTGTGGCATTGCCTGACAATGCCATCGTGGTGGCGCATCGCTCCGACGGCAGCGGCACGACCAACATCTTCACCACCTACCTGGCGAAGGTCAATCCGGAATGGTCAAAGCAAGTGGGTGCCGGAATTTCTGTGAACTGGCCCGTGGGACTCGGTGGCAAAGGCAGTGAAGGCGTCACCGGAGTGGTGAAACAGACCCCCGGCGGCATTGGATACGTGGAGCTGACCTACGCAACGGAAAATAAGCTGCCAGTGGCTGCGATCCGAAACCGTGCAGGCAGTTGGGTTGAGCCAAGCGCAGAGGCAGCTACGGCGGCCATCAACGCTTTCAACTCGGAGCTTGCCAAAGACGTTCGCACACCAATCGTTGACCCGCCGGCTTCGGCCAAAGATGCCTATCCCATCGCGGGCCTAACCTATCTATTGATTCCCAAGGAGCCCAAGGACGCGAATAAGGGGAAGGTGATCAAGGATTTCGTCGAGTACATCGTCACCCAGGGGCAGAGCCAGGCAGAGAGCCTTGCTTATGCGAAACTACCAGAGTCGCTGCAACAGCAGGATCAGAACTTGTTGTCGCAAATACAGACAGAAGGGCAACGCACACAGGCGCGCAAGTAG